The window ACTCCATGTAGTCGGTGAAAGGTCTTTCAAGTCGGCACGGCCTCATAACGGCTTCGGCCCCGCTCTCCCCATCTCTGCTCTCTTTATCCGTAAAGTTCAAAGACTCACTTAACGGCTAAAGGTCCGGAGGCGACAACGGGAATACCAAGCCAGAACTGCATACAGTCGGTGAAAGGATCAGCTCAGCTCACCTCCCAAAGCATCCCCCCTCAACATCAACATTTACATCCCAACCACTTCCACCTACGATAGCCGATTGATCGGGCACCATGCCCCAACCCCAACCCCCAAGATACCATGTCTGTAAAAGAACGCCTCGGCCTTACCACGGAACCGCTCTACCTGATGGACGGCTCCGCATTCATATTCCGCGCCTTCTACGCCATGCAGTCCATGCAGCGCTCCGACGGTTTTCCCACCAATGCGCTGTTCATCGTCACCCGCATCCTACTGAAATTCCTCAAGGACGAGCAGCCCACCTACTTCGGGTTCATCCTCGACGGCAGGGGGAAGAACTTCCGCCACGAAACCTATCCCGAATACAAGGCCAACCGTTCCGCCACGCCGGAACCGCTTGTGCAGCAGCTTGATCCCATCAAGCAGGCGGTACAGACCCTCGGCCTGCATCTGGAAGTTTCCGAGAACTGCGAAGCGGACGACTGCATCGCCTCCCTTGCCGCCCGTTACAAGAAGGAACGCCCCGTCATCATCATCGGCGCGGACAAGGACCTGAAGCAATGTCTGGACGACAACGTATTCATGTGGGACCCCGGCGCAAAGCAGGAAAAGCTCACCACCCTCGCCGAATTCCGCGAGGAAACCGGCCTTGAGCCAGCGCAGTGGCCTGATTTTCAGGCCATCATCGGCGACTCGTCGGACAACATTCCCGGCGTGCCTGGCATCGGCCCCAAAACTGCCGAAAAGATTTTTGCGGACTACCCCTCGCTGGAGGCCATCCGCGACAACTTCGATGCGCTCGCGCCCACGTTGCAGAAGAAGTTCGCCGACCATCTGGAGAACATGTTCACCTTCCGCACGCTCACCACGCTCTCCAAGGACCAGTGCACCAGTCTGACACTGGACCATTTCCATATCGATCCCATGGACGGCGACAAGGCTGCCGCCTTCCTGCGTGAATACGAACTGCGCGCCCTGCTCAAGGAAGTGGCCGCGCTGGCCCCCGTTACCGCCAAGGTGAACACGCCCGCCTCCGACCTGTCCGCGTCCGGCAAGCCCGCAGGCGGCAGCATGCAGCTTGGCCTGTTCGATGCCCCCGCGCCCGCACAGTCAACCGCTACAGCCGGTGCCGCACCCGCTACTGCCGCACACGGTTCGCACAGCCTGAAACTGGCAGACACCACAGATGCTACCGCGCTGCCGGACTGCTCCGGCAAACGCATCGCGCTGGTACCCATCGGCGAAATGCTCAAGAAGCCCGAATGCACCATGCCCTCGCTGCTGGACATGACCAGCAACGAGACCAGACAGGAAGCATGCATCGTCAACGTGCTTGTGGAAGGCAGCGACAGGGAATACCGCTATTCCGGCTCGCTCACCTCGCTGGCAGGCTACGCAAGCAGGGCGGAAAAGGTCATCGCACCGGACGTGAAAGCCCTGCTCGCCATCAAAAGCGGGTGGCGCACCGTGGATTCCTCCCGTTGGTTCGACCTCGGCCTTGCCGCCTATCTGCTTGATCCCGAAGACCGCGACTATTCCTGGCGCAGGCTTTCCGCACGGGCCGACGAATTCGAAATTGCACAGGAGAATCCCGCCCTGCTCGCCTTCGCCCTTGCGGACGACTTCATGCGCCGCCTGCAGGGTGCCGACCTCGTCACGCTCATGAACGAGATGGAACTGCCGCTCATCCGCGTGCTGGCAGACATGGAAGAAATCGGCATCCACATTGACGGCACCGCCTTCACCGCGTTTCTCACGGAAGTGCAGCGCGAGCTGGACCGCCTGACCAAGACAATCTACGAAGCTGCCGGCGGGCAGTTCAACATCCGCTCCGCGCAGCAGCTGGGCGACCTGCTCTTCAACAAGCTGGGGCTCAAGCCCAAGGGCAAGACCAAGGGCGGGCAGGTTTCCACCTCGCAGGCCGTGCTGGAAAAGCTGGCAGGCGAACACGAGGTCATCGACCTGATTCTGGAATACCGCACGCTGGAAAAGCTGCGCTCCACCTATCTGGAACCCATGCCGCGCCTTGCGGATGCGCAGGGCCGCATCCACACCACCTTCAATCAGCTGGCCACGGCGACCGGACGCCTTTCCTCCAGCAACCCGAACCTGCAGAACATTCCCGTGCGCGGCCAGTTCGGCCCGCGCATGCGCGCATGCTTCACCGCACGCAAGGGCTGCAAGCTCGTCTCCGCAGACTACTCGCAGATTGAACTGCGTGTGCTGGCCCACTGCTCACAGGACCCCACCCTGCTCGAAGCCTTCCGCAACGATCAGGACATCCACAGCAGCACCGCCTCCGTGCTCTTCGACGCCCCCACGGCCGAGGTTACGCCCGACCAGCGCCGTAACGCCAAGACCATCAACTTCGGTCTCGTGTACGGCATGGGTCCGCAGAAGCTGGCGCAGGAACTCAAGATCTCCCTTAACGAGGCCAAGGAATTCATCGAACGCTATTTCGCCAAACTGCAACAGCTCAAGGCCTTCTATGAGCAGGTGGAAGCGGATGCCAAGGAACATGGCTACGTCACCACGCTCACAGGTCGCCGCCGCAACGTGCCGGAAATTCAGTCCGGCAACAACCAGATGCAGTCGCAGGCACGGCGTCAGGCCATCAATACCGTCATTCAGGGCAGCGCGGCGGACATCATCAAGATCGCCATGCTGCGGACCGCACAGGATGCGGAACTGAAGGCGCTCAAAGCACGGCTCGTACTGCAGGTACACGACGAACTGCTTCTGGAAGTGCCCACAGAAAACGCCGAAGCCGCCGCCAAGCGCCTCGCCGACATCATGTCCGGCGTGCACCCCGGCGGAAAGGCGCTGGACGTGCCGCTCAAGGTGGATTACGGCATCGGCGACGGCTGGCACGAAGCGCATTAAGCGCAGTCAGGCTGTTTTTTAAGCATGCCTCCGGCGGGCAGGGGAATAATCCCCTGCACCCGAATAGCAGCCTTGCCCGTTTACTATGCCAGATTACGGTTTCTCCCTGTTTGTTATCATTTCTGCCCGGGGGTAGGCTGATAGTCTGTTGTTAACGCGGACTCCGCGCCAGCACGTGAAAAGGTTTCCAAAGGGGCTGTTGT is drawn from Desulfovibrio mangrovi and contains these coding sequences:
- the polA gene encoding DNA polymerase I, which translates into the protein MSVKERLGLTTEPLYLMDGSAFIFRAFYAMQSMQRSDGFPTNALFIVTRILLKFLKDEQPTYFGFILDGRGKNFRHETYPEYKANRSATPEPLVQQLDPIKQAVQTLGLHLEVSENCEADDCIASLAARYKKERPVIIIGADKDLKQCLDDNVFMWDPGAKQEKLTTLAEFREETGLEPAQWPDFQAIIGDSSDNIPGVPGIGPKTAEKIFADYPSLEAIRDNFDALAPTLQKKFADHLENMFTFRTLTTLSKDQCTSLTLDHFHIDPMDGDKAAAFLREYELRALLKEVAALAPVTAKVNTPASDLSASGKPAGGSMQLGLFDAPAPAQSTATAGAAPATAAHGSHSLKLADTTDATALPDCSGKRIALVPIGEMLKKPECTMPSLLDMTSNETRQEACIVNVLVEGSDREYRYSGSLTSLAGYASRAEKVIAPDVKALLAIKSGWRTVDSSRWFDLGLAAYLLDPEDRDYSWRRLSARADEFEIAQENPALLAFALADDFMRRLQGADLVTLMNEMELPLIRVLADMEEIGIHIDGTAFTAFLTEVQRELDRLTKTIYEAAGGQFNIRSAQQLGDLLFNKLGLKPKGKTKGGQVSTSQAVLEKLAGEHEVIDLILEYRTLEKLRSTYLEPMPRLADAQGRIHTTFNQLATATGRLSSSNPNLQNIPVRGQFGPRMRACFTARKGCKLVSADYSQIELRVLAHCSQDPTLLEAFRNDQDIHSSTASVLFDAPTAEVTPDQRRNAKTINFGLVYGMGPQKLAQELKISLNEAKEFIERYFAKLQQLKAFYEQVEADAKEHGYVTTLTGRRRNVPEIQSGNNQMQSQARRQAINTVIQGSAADIIKIAMLRTAQDAELKALKARLVLQVHDELLLEVPTENAEAAAKRLADIMSGVHPGGKALDVPLKVDYGIGDGWHEAH